One Anaerolineae bacterium genomic window, TAAAGACCATGGCCCAAAAATAAACATCGTCTGCCTGCTGGCCTTGTATTTCCCAGTTGTCCACAGCCCCTTGTTGGGCCACTGCGGCCAATATCCTTTCCCGCTCGCCGGGTTTGCTATAGAATTCAGCCATGCTGCGCCCCAATAACGCTTCTCTGGCTACTCCCAGCATTTTACTGGCGGCCATGTTGGCATACACCAGTATATCGTCCAGACCCCGGCTGATAACCACGGGCACCGGCACAGTGCCGGTAATCACCTCAAACCGTTCTGCGCTCTCTTGCTGCGTCGCCTCAACCGTACTGTATAACTCGTCGGTGACACGGTCGGAATGTTCTGCGGTCATTTCAACCAGTAGTTCCAACTCGGCCTTTTCTTGCTGTAATTTGGTTATCTCTGCCCGCAATGCCGTGATTTCGGCGAGTAATGCTTCAGGTGATTGTTCTGCTTCAGCCGTCATCCCCGCCCTCCTGACTCAATGAGCACTTTGTTGTTCACTCGCCGGCAACTCAACCACAAACCGGGCCCCGCCGGCTGAAACTGACTCGGCCCAAATCCGTCCCTTATGCCGCTCTACCACAATGGTCCAACAGAGCCATAATCCCAGCCCTGTGCCCTCACCTATTGCGCTGGTAGTAAAGAAGGGTTCAAATAACCGCATCCGCACCTCCTCTGGAATGCCCGGCCCATTGTCTTCCACCTCTAAACGCACCAATGCAGCATTGGCGGCCAGGCAGGTGCGCACAATCAATCGCCCTCTTTCCTCATTCGCCCGGTTTTGTTTAGCCAGAGCTTGAGCTGCATTGCGCACCAGGTTGAGAATCACTTGCTCAATTTGCGGGCCGTCACACATTACTGGCGGCAGGTTAGGGGCCAACTGGCGCACAATCTTCAAATCTCTAAAATCGAAACTTTTTTTGAGGTCGTAGTCGGTAGAAGCCAGGATCAGCGCCTCTTCCACCAATTTATTCAGGTCTTGCGGGGCTGCTTGAGCAGGACTTTTGCGGGAGAAACTGAGCAAATCGGTTACAATCCTGGCGGCTCGTTCGCCGCTGGCCCGCATGTCGTCCAGATAGGCCAACAGGTTGTGCGCCTGTAAATACTTATGCAATTGTTGAGGGTTAAGCTTATAAGCTTGCATTTTTTGCCGGGTGGAGGAACGTTGGGTATCCAGGGCTATTTGTAACATCTGCACGCTTTGGAGCATGCCACTCAAGGGATTGTTGATTTCATGCGCAATGCCGGCGGCTAAACCGCCAATGCTGGCCATTTTGGCCGATTGCAGCATTATCTCTTCCAATTGAACCCATTCGGTTACATCGTCTATGCGCAGCACGGCGCCTTTCAGATCATTGGTTAAGGGGAAAATACTCACCTCGTAAAAAAGCATTTTATTTTTCAGGGCAATTTGCTCCCGGTGCCGGCGCATCACCTGATTTGCGGCCATCACGCCGTCGAACAAATCCTGGTAACAAGCTAATTGGGGACAGACCTGCCATAATATTTGCCCTTGCACCTGCTCTATGGTCAAACCGGTCAGGCTGGCGGCAGCCGGATTCCAGGTTAGCACCCGGCCAGAAAAATCCAGCGTAATCAGGGCCGAAGGCATTGAGTGGGTAATGTTTTGCAGCAAGTTTTGCAACCGCACTTTCTCTGCTGCTGTGTCAAACAACTCGTCGGCCACGTCATCCGAGTATTCCGTGGTCATCTCCATCAGTAGTTCCAATTCGGTGTTTTGGCGCTGTAGTTTGGCTACCTCCTCGCGCAGCGTGGCTATTTCGGCCAGCAGCATTTCTGGCGAAGGCGATTCAGTTTTAGGCTCGTCCGCCTGGTAATTGTTCACCTTACTCCTGACACGGTGAGGCAATCCGGTTTGCCTCAACAGTTATACCGGTTCATATTGCGCTTATACCCATTTCAATTGCACGGTGGTCATCAGCCGTTGCAAATTCTGTAATGATTTCTTTTGCCAGGGAATTTGTGGTGACCCTTGCACCACAAGTTGGCTATTCCCCTGCTCCCGCACCTGGATAACAAACCTGAACAGAATGTTTATGCCGGAGCTATTCAAAAAGCGTAACTTCCTCAAGTCCAGGGTAATCTGGGATGGTTTTAACGCAACCACATCCCCCAATAATTGCTCAATGGAGGCGTATTCAGTCACTCCCCGCAGCCGTAATACTCCCTGCAAAGCCACTGTAGCTGTTGTGGCATCATAACTAATGTGATAACCTTCACCTTTGACTTCCATTGCGTTAACGTGCTCCTTGTTTGTAGCTTATGTGAAATGGTTGCCGGTGTACGCCTACAGCGCTATTTGGACCATGGTGGTGACCATCATTACTTCAGGGGCTGCGGCGTCCGTTTCAAATTTCCAGGCCAACTTTGCCCCATAGTCGTTGATTATCGTCAGCAGCCCCAACCCGGAATCTGTACAGTATTCGTTGGCGGCATTGCGTTCTACTTGCTGTAAATACAACGCCTGCGGGTCTTGGGTTAACAATACCTGGATCCGGGTTTGAAAATCCGTCGTGGTTTGGGGGTCAATCGCATTCCTGGCATAGAACTTAAAATGATCTTGATACAGGTAGAGTTCCAGGCTGACCGGTTGGTTGGCCGGCCGGTAGCTAAACTTCATTAGATTTTCCAACAATTCATTGGCAATGTAGTTTACCGCGCCCTTGATCTCTTGCTGTTTATTTCGGGCCAGACCATTGTGCGCCGGAAAGAAGGTGGTCCAGTACTCGGCCAAAAAGTCGGCCGACAGGCCCGTATTTCGCCATCGTTGTTGCAGGGGCAGGGAGGAAGGCGAAAAATGAATAATCAGGTATTCTTGACCATCTTCTTGTTCCACAAAATTGCCAAACGTTTGCTGCATGTCAGGCGTCTCCTTTCTTAAAACTTACCTCCATTCCAATCGTACCGTGGGCATCAACCGTTGGAAATTGCCTAATGATTTTTCTTGCCAGGGAATTTGCCGTGATCCTCGTACCACCAGCTCACTATTGCCTTGATCCCGCACTTTTATCACAAATCTGGAAAGGGCATTGATACCGGAGCTGTTCAAAAATTGAAGCTCCTGCAAATCTAGCGTGACTGTATTTGGAGC contains:
- a CDS encoding PAS domain S-box protein; translated protein: MNNYQADEPKTESPSPEMLLAEIATLREEVAKLQRQNTELELLMEMTTEYSDDVADELFDTAAEKVRLQNLLQNITHSMPSALITLDFSGRVLTWNPAAASLTGLTIEQVQGQILWQVCPQLACYQDLFDGVMAANQVMRRHREQIALKNKMLFYEVSIFPLTNDLKGAVLRIDDVTEWVQLEEIMLQSAKMASIGGLAAGIAHEINNPLSGMLQSVQMLQIALDTQRSSTRQKMQAYKLNPQQLHKYLQAHNLLAYLDDMRASGERAARIVTDLLSFSRKSPAQAAPQDLNKLVEEALILASTDYDLKKSFDFRDLKIVRQLAPNLPPVMCDGPQIEQVILNLVRNAAQALAKQNRANEERGRLIVRTCLAANAALVRLEVEDNGPGIPEEVRMRLFEPFFTTSAIGEGTGLGLWLCWTIVVERHKGRIWAESVSAGGARFVVELPASEQQSAH
- a CDS encoding ATP-binding protein, producing MQQTFGNFVEQEDGQEYLIIHFSPSSLPLQQRWRNTGLSADFLAEYWTTFFPAHNGLARNKQQEIKGAVNYIANELLENLMKFSYRPANQPVSLELYLYQDHFKFYARNAIDPQTTTDFQTRIQVLLTQDPQALYLQQVERNAANEYCTDSGLGLLTIINDYGAKLAWKFETDAAAPEVMMVTTMVQIAL